A region from the Vespula pensylvanica isolate Volc-1 chromosome 9, ASM1446617v1, whole genome shotgun sequence genome encodes:
- the LOC122631865 gene encoding hexosaminidase D-like: MDALTFGSHRLVHLDLKGAPPRVSYFEKLFPLIRAWGATGLLLEWEDTFPYNRELTPIGSNRPINLASGYTVQEARQILQIAGDCGLAVVPLVQTFGHMEFVLKHDEWRSLREVERFPSSICPSNPRTLPLVTSLIRQIVSFHPDIQYLHIGADEVWHLGLCSVCTKRAAASKHGKPSLYLEHILAIAQYVQETYPYLKIIIWDDMLRSIDFQVLKEHYIGKYVEPMIWHYNPRDNFALPQDIWDKYSAVFPHIWAATAFKGATGSCQHIPIIRNHISNHEKWLEELGINVNKVHEFRGTVFTGWSRYDHYATMCELLPTAIPSLALCLKVWLHGYSEQVHIQVAKSLGYIDHPLHIIPQPRPAPIPNNLLFPGWQVAIGIEWFINFKTKYHNIIASEQILTWMNPWQVSNNHTNPMQLESLIPAFTDLLLELSSLEGYLTVQMESIFFPFMIDEWMGTNLQPMKIKLTELKQITENQLKLSTRA; the protein is encoded by the exons ATGGACGCCTTGACGTTTGGCTCGCACAG acTTGTCCACCTTGATTTGAAGGGCGCTCCTCCACGAGTTAGTTATTTCGAAAAG TTATTTCCTTTGATAAGAGCATGGGGTGCTACTGGGTTACTCTTAGAATGGGAGGATACCTTCCCATACAATCGAGAGCTTACTCCAATAGGAAGCAACAGACCGATCAATTTGGCAAGCGGATATACAGTTCAAGAAGCAAGGCAAATCTTACAGATAGCAGGAGATTGTGGTTTGGCAGTTGTACCATTGGTACAAACTTTTGGACATATGGAG TTTGTTCTGAAACATGATGAATGGCGATCTTTACGTGAAGTAGAACGTTTCCCAAGCTCTATATGTCCATCTAATCCACGAACTTTGCCATTGGTAACATCTTTAATTCGTCAAATAGTGAGTTTTCATCCAGATATACAATACTTACATATAGGTGCTGATGAAGTCTGGCATCTTGGTCTTTGCTCTGTTTGTACCAAACGGGCTGCAGCTAGTAAACATGGGAAACCATCTTTATATTTGGAGCACATTTTAGCAATTGCACAATATGTACAAGAGACATATCCctatttaaagataataatctgGGATGATATGCTGAGGTCAATAGACTTTCAGGTGCTAAAAg AGCATTATATAGGGAAATATGTTGAACCAATGATTTGGCACTATAATCCTAGAGATAATTTTGCTCTACCTCAAG ATATCTGGGATAAATATAGTGCCGTATTTCCACACATTTGGGCAGCAACTGCGTTTAAAGGTGCAACTGGGTCTTGCCAACACATCCCAATAATTCGAAATCATATAAGTAATCATGAGAAATGGCTAGAAGAATTAGGcattaatgtaaataaagtTCATGAATTTCGAGGCACAGTATTTACTGGATGGTCAAG GTATGATCATTATGCTACAATGTGTGAGTTATTGCCTACAGCAATACCATCATTAGCACTATGCTTAAAAGTATGGCTCCATGGTTACTCAGAACAAGTGCATATTCAAGTTGCTAAGAGCCTAGGATACATAGATCATCCATTACATATAATACCTCAGCCACGACCAGCACCAATaccaaataatttattgtttccTGGATGGCAAGTGGCAATTGGTATTGAGTGgttcataaattttaaaactaaatatcataatattatagcTAGTGAGCA aatattaacTTGGATGAATCCATGGCAAGTTTCTAATAATCATACAAATCCTATGCAATTGGAGAGTTTAATACCTGCATTCACAGA tttgTTATTGGAGTTATCATCCTTGGAGGGATATTTAACAGTTCAAATGGAAAGTATCTTCTTCCCATTTATGATTGATGAGTGGATGGGCACAAATCTTCAgccaatgaaaataaagcttACAGAGTTGAAACAAATTACAGAAAACCAACTAAAGTTAAGCACTCGCGCGTAA
- the LOC122631832 gene encoding centrosomal protein of 112 kDa-like, translated as MSQLQDRDEQEALKQDEFFKKTLISVKPFILNLTSVTDAQLCKVWLDKLSLSSSQRNLRNEYLLELYQQLKKGHVGGVFSEPPPLGSLIPLPKSYRMVYISSSLSDLSEFSTTSYHKCEQINDYKTCSQNTTSRIQDKNSTSTSQYLPTFKPPSSVQFYNDNIVDRGQFRIHRHDTDSLIATIKELQMQNKSLHQQLLEYQEINAINENLHTNIRQLTSEVTALKAKLLETQKVKNILESTHKENVQQYKNKVSEQFSKLKFQLHEAECKNENLNNNLLTMSQELDKIIHDKEEEINTIKKQCMDKLESMRQQYEVLLKVKDLEINTQVDLIHQKDLELSKKDEEGNKKTELLTNKIKEMEIKLETETKDDDKLRAMLTDQNAIMRQEFDKIRSEMELVSQNQNENLVSKMITLKKTILKLQKSKDKLAYDYEKKINHILKNKDLEIKSLYIQFQGQKTDLCTSLCSEKQCELNSLVDSLEEKYKLLLVTADATAENQRQNYLKKISILENELYQVKKNIRSND; from the exons ATGTCACAGCTCCAGGACCGTGATGAACAAGAAGCTCTTAAACaagatgaattttttaaaaaaacattaatcaGTGTGAAGccttttatattaaatctaaCATCTGTGACAGATGCTCAATTATGCAAAGTTTGGCTTGATAAACTaagtctttcttcttctcaacgCAATCTTAGAAATGAGTATCTTCTAGAATTATATCAGCAATTGAAAAAAGGTCATGTAGGAGGTGTATTTAGTGAACCCCCACCTTTAGGTTCTCTTATACCATTACCTAAATCATATCGCATG GTATATATTAGTTCATCCTTAAGTGATCTGTCAGAATTTAGTACGACATCATATCACAAATGTGAGCAAATCAATGACTATAAAACATGTTCACAAAATACTACATCAAGAATACAAGATAAAAATTCTACAAGTACAAGTCAATATTTACCTACATTTAAACCACCTTCATCAGttcaattttataatgataacaTAGTAGATAGAGGTCAGTTTAGAATACACAGGCATGATACTGATTCACTGATTGCTACCATTAAAGAGTTACAAATGCAAAATAAATCTTTGCATCAACAATTATTAGAATATCAAGAAATTAAtgcaataaatgaaaatttacataCTAATATAAGGCAACTAACTTCTGAAGTTACTGCATTGAAAGCTAA attACTAGAGacacaaaaagtaaaaaatattctagaaTCCACtcataaagaaaatgttcaacaatataaaaataaagttagtGAACAATTTTCTAAACTGAAATTTCAATTACATGAGGCTgaatgtaaaaatgaaaatttaaataacaatttgcTTACAATGTCACAAGAATtggataaaattattcatgataag GAAGAAGAGATTAATACAATAAAGAAGCAATGTATGGATAAATTAGAATCCATGCGCCAACAATATGAAGttcttttaaaagtaaaagatttagaaataaatacacaGGTAGATTTAATTCATCAGAAGGATTTGGAATTATccaaaaaagatgaagaaggaaataagaaaactgAATTActgacaaataaaattaaggaGATGGAAATTAAGCTTGAAACAGAGACAAAagat GATGATAAATTACGAGCTATGTTAACAGATCAAAATGCAATAATGAGACAAGAATTTGATAAGATAAGAAGTGAAATGGAACTTGTATCTCAAAATCAAAATGAGAATTTAGTTTCTAAAATGATAACCTTAAAGAAGACTATACTAAAGCTTCAAAAGTCGAAAGACAAACTTGCATacgattacgaaaaaaaaattaaccaTATTCTTAAG AACAAAGATTTGGAAATTAagtcattatatatacaatttcaaGGACAGAAAACTGACTTATGCACATCCTTGTGTTCGGAAAAACAATGCGAATTAAATTCTCTTGTAGATtcattagaagaaaaatataaactgcTTCTTGTAACAGCTGATGCAACAGCTGAAAATCAGCGTCAGAATTATCTTAag aaaataagcatattagaaaatgaactatatcaagtaaaaaagaatattcgaagtaatgattaa
- the LOC122631866 gene encoding intraflagellar transport protein 140 homolog, with amino-acid sequence MSLYFDTRVQNPETASISTHTTWHPNYPLLAVAAYSQDKGGFVTVYDDQGEPLQDVESSKHSVAQVTALGWHPDRRWLAAGWENGDLRIWPGDTNSTEFNVIVTPHRDPITILQWSPHGSRLVSADAAGSIIAWKIDSRGQLLMVFHHELKGSFVHIAFIPLKPSMDYSDLAKAAVAGDERALDLFSYWRPRTAAPTSVLTRKDNHAFYIGTSNGVIYFIDAQGQCMEVFNTDGVTLHFLLHHQLRDSIIIMTEGLNIGYYQTDSITGQLTEITKVKLSGRSDIPRSGPAICWAGGNTLAVLTGELGVRCWDLHTGDTYVLSPPDSLTGNLATPQEICTSLSFCKNNDTLAAGTNLGTIYLWKGKVVTDSDENRWPSIPESCTIHGTVKQLMWGATLLRNPLLAVNCITNVFILHQQSMCAAYNDGVCASQLSPTQILLEVDGQMHTLKTDIQVQIVAVNKEYAAVSSSRQVVVYRINKDDSLGAVIIGSFACDTEKMLIYEHTLIILTPLVIQLRSTEGTITQTLPTMPEEGEPITMDLTGRYLTVASLNGILKIWDLSKREIELHTRAMATYEAINDFAEIIEAKCNSDCRCVSITVAMANLMPSSILYVWDIESDQMHEFDFARSDDTIDDESALAMKCKGRLVTAHCWDFEDPRLLVCRAQKVETRESKTSKSTKNDDEAAVVFVSLFATSDYGIAIQDVKSIEDENCRLLGVQSPHIIILNSEQVLERDSKIMRLLMRDFEELEDCDPVTKKAVLDFSFHISVANMDEAFKAIKTIKNEVVWKSLARMCVKTKQLNMALLCLGHMKQAKAAKALKQAMQDDSLNLETKVGILAVELGLYSDAERLFREAKRLDLLGKLLEARNKFKEAIELASNENKIREKTSYYNYAKVLEWEGKVVEAIDMYTKADCHRSEVPRMLLSRPRELAGYLNNCDDSQIKNWHAQYIESTGDMEGALRLYEQANDTLSMTRLLCYFNREDEVCDLVLRTNHAASAYHLAAHYESKNNVSQSIHFYTIAKAYTNAIRLCKEHHMSEELWPLAVLASRQSQIEVAKYYEENEQLDRAVLLYHKAGLLHKALDIAFRTQQYSALQLITMDVNADSDPVLIEKCAEYFVQNEQIDKAVDLFAIGKKYMEALELMQKHNVTLTEDLAEKMTTEKIENDAEHEKRRINTLEKIGEIAFDQGNYHLATKKFTQAGNKLRAMKALLKSGDTEKICFFAQVSRQREIYIMAGNYLQSLDWQNQPEILKNIINFYSKGKAMDLLANFYVACAQVEIDEFQNYEKALDALNQASRCLAKVIAPRDPDLHKRATDLVNNRMAAIRRYIDIKKLFDRGETETAMSQVQQLLDSQGSDLEQSVRRGDLFATITQHYANVGDTEKARATVEELKRLVPGINLSYYYNVNLLEALGYKPSIQYQESSDKDDDIEELLGE; translated from the exons ATGTCTTTATACTTTGATACACGAGTGCAAAATCCAGAAACTGCTTCAATAAGCACACACACAACATGGCATCCTAATTATCCACTATTGGCTGTAGCAGCATATTCTCAAGACAAAGGAGGATTTGTAACAGTTTATGACGATCAAGGGGAGCCTTTACAAGATGTGGAATCTTCAAAACATTCTGTAGCTCAGGTGACTGCTCTTGGTTGGCATCCTGATAGAAGATGGCTAGCTGCAGGATGGGAAAATGGAGATCTACgg ATATGGCCAGGTGATACAAATAGCACTGAATTTAATGTGATAGTAACACCACATCGTGATCCTATAACAATTTTACAATGGAGTCCACATGGAAGTCGATTGGTATCGGCAGATGCTGCTGGTTCTATAATAGCTTGGAAAATTGATTCTAGAGGTCAGCTGCTTATGGTTTTTCATCATGAATTAAAAGGATCTTTTGTACATATTGCATTCATTCCACTAAAACCAAGCATGGATTATAG tgATTTGGCAAAAGCTGCAGTAGCTGGAGATGAAAGAGCATTAGATCTATTCAGCTATTGGCGTCCCAGAACTGCTGCACCGACATCTGTTCTAACTCGAAAAGATAATCATGCTTTTTATATTGGAACTTCAAATggagttatatattttattgatgcTCAAGGGCAATGTATGGAAGTTTTCAATACAGATGGTGTTACACTACACTTTTTATTGCATCATCAGTTAAGAGATTCTATCATAATTATGACAGAAGGTTTAAATATTGGATATTACCAAACAGATTCAATTACTGGGCAACTAACAGAAATAACTAAG GTGAAACTCAGTGGTCGAAGCGATATACCTCGTAGCGGTCCTGCTATATGTTGGGCTGGTGGTAATACATTAGCCGTGTTAACTGGAGAACTGGGAGTTCGTTGTTGGGATCTTCACACTGGAGATACATATGTTCTATCACCTCCTGATTCATTGACTGGTAATCTTGCCACACCTCAGGAAATCTGTACAAGTTTATCCTTTTGCAAAAATAATG ATACGTTGGCTGCTGGGACGAACTTGggtacaatttatttatggaAAGGAAAAGTTGTAACTGATTCTGATGAAAATCGTTGGCCTAGTATTCCAGAGTCATGTACAATTCATGGTACTGTCAAACAATTGATGTGGGGTGCCACCTTATTAAGAAATCCCCTTCTAGCAGTTAACTGTATTacgaacgtttttattttgcatCAACAATCGATGTGTGCCGCATACAATGACGGGGTTTGTGCAAGTCAGCTTAGTCCAACACAAATTTTATTGGAAGTAGATGGACAGATGCATACCCTCAAAACCGACATTCAAGTACAGATCGTTGCTGTGAATAAAGAATATGCAGCTGTTTCATCTAGCAGACAAGTGGTAGTTTATAGGATTAATAAGGATGATTCATTAGGGGCAGTAATTATAGGAAGTTTTGCTTGTGACACTGAAAAAATGTTGATTTATGAACACACATTGATTATCTTGACACCATTAGTTATTCAATTGCGCTCAACAGAAGGTACTATTACACAAACATTACCTACAATGCCGGAAGAAGGAGAACCGATTACCATGGACCTTACGGGTCGATATTTAACAGTTGCATCATTAAACGGTATCTTAAAAATTTGGGATTTAAGTAAAAGGGAAATCGAGCTACATACTAGAGCCATGGCAACGTACGAAGCCATTAATGACTTTGCTGAAATTATTGAAGCCAAATGTAATTCGGATTGTCGATGTGTGTCTATTACTGTTGCTATGGCTAATCTAATGCCTAGTTCAATCCTTTATGTATGGGACATAGAGAGTGATCAAATGCACGAATTTGATTTTGCCAGGTCAGATGATACGATCGACGATGAATCTGCACT AGCTATGAAATGTAAAGGTAGATTGGTTACTGCTCATTGCTGGGATTTCGAAGACCCTAGACTTTTAGTTTGTCGTGCACAAAAAGTCGAAACGCGAGAATCTAAAACATCGAAATCAACCAAAAATGATGATGAG gCTGCTGTAGTATTTGTTTCGCTATTCGCTACTTCTGATTACGGAATTGCTATACAAGATGTAAAATCAATAGAAGACGAGAACTGCAGATTATTGGGTGTACAATCGCCTcatataataatcttaaattCCGAACAAGTACTTGAAAGGGATAGTAAAATTATGCGATTACTTATGAGAGACTTCGAAGAGCTTGAAGACTGCGATCCCGTTACTAAAAAAGCTGTTCTAGATTTTAGTTTTCATATTAGCGTAGCTAATATGGATGAAGCTTTCAAAGCtataaaaactattaaaaacGAAGTTGTTTGGAAAAGTTTAGCAAGAATGTGTGTAAAGACCAAGCAATTAAATATGGCTCTTTTATGTCTGGGTCATATGAAACAAGCTAAGGCAGCAAAAGCATTGAAACAAGCAATGCAGGATGATAGTTTAAATTTAGAGACCAAAGTTGGTATATTAGCGGTCGAGCTTGGATTGTAT AGCGATGCTGAACGTCTTTTTCGCGAAGCGAAAAGACTCGATCTATTGGGTAAACTTTTGGAAGctcgtaataaatttaaagaagcCATAGAATTAGCATcgaacgaaaacaaaattcgTGAAAAGACAAGTTACTATAATTATGCAAAGGTTCTTGAATGGGAAGGAAAAGTTGTGGAGGCGATCGATATGTATACGAAAGCTGATTGTCACAGATCCGAAGTGCCAAGAATGTTACTTTCAAGACCGAGAGAACTTGCAGGATATCTAAATAACTGCGACGACTC tcaaataaaaaattggcATGCTCAATACATAGAATCGACCGGAGATATGGAAGGAGCTTTGCGCTTATACGAGCAAGCCAATGATACGTTGTCCATGACAAGATTATTGTGTTATTTCAATAGAGAAGACGAAGTATGCGATCTCGTGTTAAGAACAAATCATGCTGCATCTGCATATCATTTAGCTGCACATTATGAATCCAAAAATAATGTATCACAGTCCATCCATTTTTATACTATAGCAAAGGCATATACAAATGCAATTCGTTTGTGCAAG gaACATCACATGTCTGAAGAATTGTGGCCTTTGGCAGTTTTAGCATCCAGGCAATCGCAAATAGAAGTTGCGaaatattacgaagaaaatgaacaaTTGGATAGAGCTGTTCTCCTTTATCATAAAGCTGGTTTATTGCACAAAGCTTTGGATATAGCTTTTAGGACACAGCAATATAGTGCTTTACAGCTTATTACTATGGATGTTAATGCTGATTCCGACCCTGTTCTTATCGAGAAATGTGCAGAGTATTTTGTACAAAACGAACAAATAGATAAGGCTGTTGATTTATTTGCTAttggtaaaaaatatatggagGCATTAGAATTAATGCAAAAACACAATGTAACGTTAACAGAAGATCTTGCAGAAAAAATGACAacagaaaagatagagaatgatGCAGAACACGAAAAGAGGAGGATTAATACATTAGAAAAAATCGGTGAAATAGCGTTTGATCAAGGAAATTATCATTTAGCTACCAAAAAGTTCACACAAGCTGGAAACAAGTTAAGAGCCATGAAAGCTTTACTCAAATCTGGCGATACGgaaaagatttgttttttcgCACAGGTTTcaagacaaagagaaatttatattatggCAGGCAATTATTTACAGTCATTGGATTGGCAAAATCAACCTGAAATTTTGAagaatatcattaatttttattcgaaaggcAAAGCGATGGATTTGCTAGCTAATTTCTATGTGGCCTGTGCTCAAGTAGAGATCGACGAATttcaaaattacgaaaaagCTTTAGATGCATTGAACCAAGCAAGTAGATGTCTTGCTAAAGTAATTGCACCTAGAGATCCTGATCTTCACAAAAGAGCTACCGACTTAGTCAATAATAGAATGGCAGCGATAAGACGTtacatagatattaaaaa atTATTCGACAGAGGCGAAACGGAAACAGCAATGTCGCAGGTTCAACAATTACTCGACTCTCAAGGTTCCGATTTAGAGCAATCTGTTCGTCGTGGCGATTTGTTTGCTACCATTACTCAACATTATGCGAACGTGGGAGATACCGAAAAAGCTCGGGCTACTGTCGAAGAATTAAAACGTTTAGTACCTGGCATAAATCTCAGTTATTACTATAACGTTAATTTGTTAGAAGCATTGGGATATAAACCATCAATTCAATATCAGGAAAGTTCTGATAAAGACGATGATATCGAGGAACTTTTAGgcgaatga
- the LOC122631867 gene encoding histone-binding protein N1/N2 isoform X1, protein MIKRRLEMADIADNVPFTDPATAISQGRRHLLVRDYTMAVTALAQACELLAKKHGDTADELGEPYLLYGRALLGLAREEAGVLGGGIPGSEEAQGEEDAEDDDEDDEEDEADEEKLSKVDEKEEEEEEEEEDEEEEEEEEDEKNNKNESMKTTTDDTPPKKNAKNEQDEETKEEDVKKKEHDEQEVKTLLESERENISKNDETDASATSSKQQNGNIQENGQHDNIEDITKNEEEDEVNNLQVAWEVLELAKLVLLKRGPAGWKLLADSYRLLGEVAMEGGNHKGALNDLQGCLNLLEKIDPREPRAIAEIHYQLGLAHSLGNDFDASIEEFNKATMLLESRIKELEAITEPPKTDDPFYTVEGEIQELKDLLPEIQDKITDMQDFKQEACKLVIESLKSEVSRSNSNGAGPSSDTSSSSAGSSTNPKIVKPASDISHLVRKKRKADEPETEVSVPPCKKPTPEKAV, encoded by the exons atgataaagaGAAGGCTTGAG ATGGCCGATATCGCGGATAACGTACCATTCACCGATCCTGCAACCGCGATTTCTCAGGGTAGACGACATCTTCTTGTACGTGATTATACGATGGCTGTGACCGCACTCGCCCAGGCTTGCGAATTGCTCGCGAAAAAGCACGGTGATACGGCGGACGAATTAGGCGAACCGTATCTTCTTTACGGACGTGCACTTCTAGGTCTCGCTAGAGAGGAAGCTGGTGTTTTGGGAGGAGGAATACCAGGCTCTGAGGAAGCTCAAGGTGAGGAAGATgcagaagacgacgacgaggacgatgaggAAGATGAAGCCGACGAGGAAAAGCTGAGTAAAGTtgatgagaaagaagaggaggaagaggaggaggaggaggatgaagaagaagaggaagaagaggaggatgaaaaaaataataaaaacgaatccATGAAGACAACTACCGATGATACCCCCCCgaagaaaaatgcaaaaaatgaACAAGATGAAGAAACTAAGGAAgaagatgtaaaaaagaaggaacacgACGAACAGGAAGTGAAAACTTTACTAGAATCTGAAAGGGAGAACATTTCTAAAAATGATGAAACCGATGCTTCGGCAACTTCGTCGAAACaacaaaatggaaatataCAAGAAAACGGTCAACACGATAACATCGAGGATATAactaaaaatgaagaagaggacgagGTAAACAATCTTCAg GTCGCTTGGGAGGTGCTGGAATTAGCAAAGTTAGTTTTGCTAAAACGAGGGCCAGCAGGATGGAAACTGTTGGCCGATTCCTACCGATTGCTTGGGGAAGTAGCCATGGAAGGAGGAAATCACAAAGGAGCACTCAACGATCTACAAGGATGTTTGAATCTACTGGAGAAGATCGATCCACGCGAGCCTAGAGCGATTGCCGAAATTCATTATCAATTGGGATTAGCTCATTCCTTGGGCAATGATTTTGATGCTAGCAtagaagaatttaataaagctACTATGCTTTTAGAATCACGTATAAAAGAACTAGAAGCGATCACTGAACCACCAAAGACTGACGATCCTTTTTATACCGTCGAGGGAGAGATCCAAGAATTGAAGGATCTCCTTCCAGAGATTCAAGATAAGATCACAGATATGCAAGACTTTAAACAAGAAGCTTGCAAGCTCGTTATAGAAAGCCTTAAAAGTGAAGTTTCGCGTAGTAATTCAAACGGTGCTGGACCTAGTTCAGATACGTCGTCGTCATCAGCTGGTAGCTCGACAAATCCAAAAATTGTAAAGCCAGCTAGCGATATATCGCACCTCGTACGAAAAAAACGTAAGGCTGACGAACCTGAAACAGAAGTCTCCGTACCGCCATGCAAAAAGCCGACACCCGAAAAAGCTGTCTGA
- the LOC122631867 gene encoding histone-binding protein N1/N2 isoform X2, with product MADIADNVPFTDPATAISQGRRHLLVRDYTMAVTALAQACELLAKKHGDTADELGEPYLLYGRALLGLAREEAGVLGGGIPGSEEAQGEEDAEDDDEDDEEDEADEEKLSKVDEKEEEEEEEEEDEEEEEEEEDEKNNKNESMKTTTDDTPPKKNAKNEQDEETKEEDVKKKEHDEQEVKTLLESERENISKNDETDASATSSKQQNGNIQENGQHDNIEDITKNEEEDEVNNLQVAWEVLELAKLVLLKRGPAGWKLLADSYRLLGEVAMEGGNHKGALNDLQGCLNLLEKIDPREPRAIAEIHYQLGLAHSLGNDFDASIEEFNKATMLLESRIKELEAITEPPKTDDPFYTVEGEIQELKDLLPEIQDKITDMQDFKQEACKLVIESLKSEVSRSNSNGAGPSSDTSSSSAGSSTNPKIVKPASDISHLVRKKRKADEPETEVSVPPCKKPTPEKAV from the exons ATGGCCGATATCGCGGATAACGTACCATTCACCGATCCTGCAACCGCGATTTCTCAGGGTAGACGACATCTTCTTGTACGTGATTATACGATGGCTGTGACCGCACTCGCCCAGGCTTGCGAATTGCTCGCGAAAAAGCACGGTGATACGGCGGACGAATTAGGCGAACCGTATCTTCTTTACGGACGTGCACTTCTAGGTCTCGCTAGAGAGGAAGCTGGTGTTTTGGGAGGAGGAATACCAGGCTCTGAGGAAGCTCAAGGTGAGGAAGATgcagaagacgacgacgaggacgatgaggAAGATGAAGCCGACGAGGAAAAGCTGAGTAAAGTtgatgagaaagaagaggaggaagaggaggaggaggaggatgaagaagaagaggaagaagaggaggatgaaaaaaataataaaaacgaatccATGAAGACAACTACCGATGATACCCCCCCgaagaaaaatgcaaaaaatgaACAAGATGAAGAAACTAAGGAAgaagatgtaaaaaagaaggaacacgACGAACAGGAAGTGAAAACTTTACTAGAATCTGAAAGGGAGAACATTTCTAAAAATGATGAAACCGATGCTTCGGCAACTTCGTCGAAACaacaaaatggaaatataCAAGAAAACGGTCAACACGATAACATCGAGGATATAactaaaaatgaagaagaggacgagGTAAACAATCTTCAg GTCGCTTGGGAGGTGCTGGAATTAGCAAAGTTAGTTTTGCTAAAACGAGGGCCAGCAGGATGGAAACTGTTGGCCGATTCCTACCGATTGCTTGGGGAAGTAGCCATGGAAGGAGGAAATCACAAAGGAGCACTCAACGATCTACAAGGATGTTTGAATCTACTGGAGAAGATCGATCCACGCGAGCCTAGAGCGATTGCCGAAATTCATTATCAATTGGGATTAGCTCATTCCTTGGGCAATGATTTTGATGCTAGCAtagaagaatttaataaagctACTATGCTTTTAGAATCACGTATAAAAGAACTAGAAGCGATCACTGAACCACCAAAGACTGACGATCCTTTTTATACCGTCGAGGGAGAGATCCAAGAATTGAAGGATCTCCTTCCAGAGATTCAAGATAAGATCACAGATATGCAAGACTTTAAACAAGAAGCTTGCAAGCTCGTTATAGAAAGCCTTAAAAGTGAAGTTTCGCGTAGTAATTCAAACGGTGCTGGACCTAGTTCAGATACGTCGTCGTCATCAGCTGGTAGCTCGACAAATCCAAAAATTGTAAAGCCAGCTAGCGATATATCGCACCTCGTACGAAAAAAACGTAAGGCTGACGAACCTGAAACAGAAGTCTCCGTACCGCCATGCAAAAAGCCGACACCCGAAAAAGCTGTCTGA